A portion of the Mesobacillus jeotgali genome contains these proteins:
- a CDS encoding NAD(P)/FAD-dependent oxidoreductase produces the protein MKNLVILGGGYGGMRVLHKLLPNDLPEDVSITLIDRVPYHCLKTEYYALAAGTISDQHIRVSFPEHPRLQVKYAEVTTINLNERKVELQGTEAVEYDDLIIGLGCEDKYHNVPGADEFTYSIQSIEKSRATYQALNNLPAGSSVAIVGAGLSGVELASELAESRKDLKIKLFDRGNHILSAFSERLSTYVENWFDNHNVEIINNANITEVQKNVLYNHDEPIVCDAIVWTAGIQANRLVRQMDIEKDGMGRAVITPQHNLPGYENVYVVGDCASLPHAPSAQLAEGQAEQIVQVLQKRWKGEEPPESFPPIKLKGVIGSLGKKHGFGLVNERPITGRVARLLKSGILWMYKYHNG, from the coding sequence ATGAAAAATCTCGTTATTCTTGGAGGCGGCTATGGCGGCATGCGTGTCCTTCATAAATTGCTGCCGAATGACCTGCCGGAAGATGTATCCATTACTTTGATAGACCGGGTTCCATATCACTGCTTAAAAACTGAATATTATGCCCTGGCAGCAGGGACGATTTCAGACCAGCATATCCGAGTGTCGTTTCCTGAACATCCCCGCCTTCAGGTGAAATATGCAGAAGTGACCACCATCAATCTTAATGAGCGGAAGGTTGAACTGCAAGGCACTGAGGCTGTGGAATATGATGACCTGATCATTGGCCTCGGCTGCGAAGATAAATACCACAATGTTCCCGGAGCTGATGAGTTTACGTACAGTATCCAATCCATCGAGAAATCACGTGCAACCTACCAGGCTCTGAATAATTTGCCGGCAGGTTCAAGTGTGGCAATTGTCGGTGCAGGGTTAAGCGGTGTCGAGCTTGCAAGTGAATTGGCTGAAAGCCGCAAAGACTTGAAGATCAAGCTTTTTGATCGCGGCAACCACATTCTGTCAGCATTCTCTGAACGCCTGAGCACTTACGTGGAAAATTGGTTTGACAATCACAATGTTGAAATCATCAACAATGCAAATATCACCGAAGTGCAAAAGAATGTCCTTTACAATCACGATGAACCAATTGTCTGTGACGCAATTGTCTGGACTGCAGGAATCCAGGCAAACCGACTCGTCCGCCAGATGGACATCGAAAAAGACGGCATGGGACGGGCTGTCATCACGCCACAGCATAATCTTCCTGGTTATGAAAATGTCTATGTAGTCGGAGACTGTGCGAGTCTGCCTCATGCACCAAGTGCACAGCTTGCAGAAGGGCAGGCTGAACAAATCGTTCAGGTCCTGCAAAAGCGCTGGAAAGGCGAAGAACCGCCAGAATCATTCCCGCCAATCAAGCTGAAAGGCGTCATTGGTTCACTCGGCAAAAAGCACGGCTTCGGACTGGTGAACGAACGCCCGATTACCGGCCGCGTCGCACGCTTGCTGAAGTCAGGTATTTTGTGGATGTATAAGTATCATAATGGATGA
- a CDS encoding YuzB family protein, whose product MIKPIIEFCISNLASGSQAARAELERDPDLDVIEYGCLGYCGKCAMSMFALVNGDPVVGDTPEELVENVYKYLDENPMF is encoded by the coding sequence ATGATTAAGCCGATCATTGAATTTTGTATCAGCAATCTTGCGAGCGGTTCTCAAGCTGCAAGGGCAGAACTCGAAAGAGATCCTGACCTTGACGTCATTGAATATGGTTGCCTTGGTTACTGCGGAAAATGCGCAATGTCAATGTTTGCGCTGGTAAACGGGGATCCGGTAGTCGGAGACACTCCAGAAGAACTTGTTGAAAATGTTTATAAATACCTGGATGAAAATCCAATGTTTTAA
- a CDS encoding DUF2225 domain-containing protein, whose product MSQLVPLYDKKYTCAICENSFTTKKVRSRFVKVLSYDTDFAPLYADGFENPNYYYVNVCPDCGYSFTDDFSTYFPPGVKQVIEAKISSQWVPHNYGETRTVQEALNTFKLAAYSSTLKKEKHIVTAGLYMRLCWLYRSNENHDQEMRFLKLALKEYTESYSTGDYKGTQVSELRLMYLIGELSRRIGHTQDAVRFFSRVIEKQRQSVEPQIIQMAKDRWQEMREEQAAASS is encoded by the coding sequence ATGTCCCAACTAGTACCTTTATACGATAAAAAGTACACATGCGCCATATGTGAGAATTCTTTTACGACCAAGAAGGTCCGCTCCCGTTTTGTAAAAGTCCTCAGTTATGATACAGACTTTGCCCCTCTGTACGCCGATGGATTTGAAAACCCTAACTATTACTATGTCAATGTCTGCCCCGATTGCGGCTATTCATTCACCGACGATTTCAGCACTTATTTTCCGCCTGGTGTGAAACAAGTAATCGAAGCCAAAATCTCCAGTCAGTGGGTCCCGCACAACTATGGAGAAACTCGGACAGTTCAGGAGGCACTGAACACTTTTAAGCTTGCAGCCTATAGTTCCACACTAAAGAAAGAGAAACATATTGTTACAGCAGGACTTTACATGAGGCTTTGCTGGCTGTATCGCTCGAATGAAAATCATGATCAGGAAATGCGTTTTTTAAAACTTGCCTTAAAAGAATATACAGAGTCATACAGTACCGGTGACTATAAAGGAACTCAGGTCTCAGAGCTGCGTCTCATGTACCTTATTGGTGAACTATCAAGAAGAATCGGCCACACTCAGGATGCTGTCCGTTTCTTTTCAAGAGTAATAGAAAAACAACGCCAGTCTGTCGAACCGCAAATCATCCAGATGGCTAAAGATCGCTGGCAGGAGATGCGGGAAGAGCAAGCTGCGGCGAGCAGCTAA
- a CDS encoding HesB/IscA family protein translates to MENIVILTEEAALQVKDMMKQNETEGAFLRVSVKGGGCSGLSYGMGFAHEVEEGDTQLEQHGIKILVDKESAPVLRGTTISYKQSLMGGGFTIDNPNAIASCGCGSSFKTATREGTPEEC, encoded by the coding sequence GTGGAAAACATTGTGATTCTTACAGAAGAAGCTGCATTGCAGGTTAAAGATATGATGAAACAAAATGAAACGGAGGGTGCCTTCCTTCGTGTGTCTGTAAAAGGCGGCGGCTGCAGCGGCCTGTCTTATGGAATGGGTTTTGCCCATGAAGTGGAAGAGGGAGACACTCAGCTAGAACAGCATGGAATCAAGATCCTTGTTGATAAGGAGAGCGCGCCTGTTTTGAGGGGGACCACCATCAGCTACAAGCAATCACTTATGGGTGGCGGTTTCACGATCGACAATCCTAACGCAATTGCATCATGCGGCTGTGGTTCTAGTTTTAAAACAGCGACTCGTGAAGGAACACCGGAAGAATGCTAA
- a CDS encoding NAD(P)/FAD-dependent oxidoreductase codes for MKEDQKVYDITIIGGGPAGLFTAFYGGMRQASVKIIESLPQLGGQLSALYPEKYIYDVAGFPKVRAQELINNLKEQMAKFEPTTALEQSVEKLEKLEDGTIKLTTDKEVHYTKTVIITAGNGAFQPRRLELESAAQYEGKNLHYFIDDLNQFAGQKVAVLGGGDSAVDWALMLEPIAEQVTIVHRRDKFRAHEHSVENLQNSKVDIKTPYVPAELIGDGEKISQIVLKDANSEETVAVDVDAVICNFGFVSSLGPIKEWGLEIEKNSIVVNSKMETNVPGVYAAGDICTYEGKVKLIATGFGEAPTAVNNAKSYMDPKAKTQPLHSSSMFK; via the coding sequence GTGAAAGAAGATCAAAAAGTTTATGACATCACGATTATCGGCGGGGGGCCGGCTGGTCTGTTCACTGCTTTCTACGGCGGAATGAGACAAGCATCGGTTAAGATTATCGAAAGTTTGCCACAATTAGGCGGACAATTATCAGCACTTTATCCTGAAAAGTACATATATGATGTTGCTGGTTTTCCAAAAGTCCGTGCCCAGGAGCTGATCAACAACCTTAAGGAGCAAATGGCGAAATTCGAGCCAACGACCGCTCTAGAGCAATCGGTTGAAAAGCTGGAAAAACTGGAAGACGGAACAATAAAGCTGACTACTGATAAAGAAGTTCATTATACAAAAACAGTCATTATCACTGCAGGAAATGGTGCTTTCCAGCCACGCAGACTTGAACTTGAAAGCGCTGCACAATATGAAGGCAAGAACCTGCACTATTTCATCGACGATTTGAACCAGTTCGCTGGCCAGAAAGTCGCAGTATTGGGCGGCGGCGACTCAGCAGTTGACTGGGCATTGATGCTCGAGCCGATCGCTGAACAGGTAACCATCGTCCACCGACGTGATAAATTCCGCGCTCATGAACACAGCGTAGAAAATCTGCAAAATTCAAAGGTTGATATCAAGACGCCTTATGTACCTGCAGAGCTTATCGGTGATGGAGAAAAAATCAGCCAGATTGTTCTTAAGGACGCAAACAGCGAGGAAACTGTTGCTGTTGATGTTGACGCAGTTATCTGTAACTTCGGTTTCGTTTCATCTCTTGGACCGATCAAAGAATGGGGTCTTGAAATCGAAAAGAACTCCATCGTCGTCAACTCCAAAATGGAAACAAATGTCCCTGGCGTATACGCTGCAGGCGATATCTGCACATACGAAGGCAAGGTAAAATTGATTGCGACAGGATTCGGTGAAGCTCCGACAGCTGTCAACAACGCTAAATCCTATATGGATCCAAAGGCGAAGACACAGCCGCTGCACAGCTCATCGATGTTCAAATAA
- a CDS encoding NAD(P)/FAD-dependent oxidoreductase — MRKPKIVILGAGYGGLMTATRLQKAVGVNEADIVLVNKNDYHYETTWLHEASAGTLHHDRVRYDVRDVIDRHKVEFVQGSVEEIKMDEKRVILENGDIVYDYLVIALGAEPETFGIKGLKEYAFSIVNVNSARQIREHIEYQFATYNTEAERKDERLTIVVGGAGFTGIEFLGELTNRVPELCREYDVDYHKVKIVCVEAAPMVLPGFDPELVNYAVATLEKKGVEFRIGTAIKEATPEGIIVAKGEEEVEEIKAGTVVWAAGVRGNSVIEKSGIEAMRGRVKVQPDLRLPGSEDVFIVGDCSLIINEEINRPYPPTAQIAMQQGEVCARNIAALVRGKSELETFTPDIKGTVCSLGEDDAIGVAFGKKMVGAKASFMKKMIDNRALYMIGGPSMVLKKGKFNIL, encoded by the coding sequence TTGAGAAAGCCAAAGATCGTAATCTTAGGAGCAGGATACGGGGGATTAATGACAGCTACCCGTTTACAAAAAGCTGTTGGAGTAAACGAGGCTGATATTGTCCTTGTCAATAAAAATGATTACCACTATGAAACTACATGGCTGCATGAGGCATCAGCAGGAACTTTGCATCATGACAGAGTCCGCTATGATGTCCGTGATGTAATCGATCGCCATAAGGTTGAATTCGTCCAGGGGTCTGTTGAAGAGATCAAGATGGACGAGAAGCGTGTAATCCTTGAGAACGGTGACATCGTATATGATTATCTTGTCATCGCCCTGGGTGCTGAACCTGAAACTTTCGGTATCAAAGGCTTGAAAGAGTATGCTTTCTCTATCGTCAATGTCAACTCAGCCAGACAAATCCGTGAGCATATCGAATATCAATTTGCAACATATAATACTGAAGCCGAGAGGAAAGACGAGCGCCTGACAATCGTTGTTGGCGGTGCGGGCTTCACTGGCATCGAGTTCCTTGGCGAACTGACGAACCGCGTGCCAGAACTATGCCGTGAATATGATGTAGATTATCATAAAGTTAAAATCGTTTGTGTCGAAGCTGCACCAATGGTTCTTCCTGGTTTCGACCCTGAGCTTGTAAACTATGCAGTTGCGACGCTTGAGAAAAAAGGTGTGGAATTCCGCATCGGTACAGCAATCAAGGAAGCAACTCCTGAAGGCATCATCGTTGCCAAAGGTGAAGAGGAAGTCGAAGAAATCAAGGCTGGCACAGTTGTCTGGGCAGCAGGTGTACGCGGCAATTCTGTCATCGAAAAATCAGGAATTGAAGCAATGCGCGGCCGTGTGAAAGTCCAGCCGGACCTTCGCCTGCCAGGTTCAGAAGATGTATTCATTGTCGGCGACTGCTCATTGATCATCAATGAAGAAATCAACCGTCCATATCCACCGACTGCACAAATCGCGATGCAGCAGGGTGAAGTGTGTGCAAGGAATATTGCTGCGTTAGTCCGCGGCAAATCCGAGCTTGAAACCTTCACTCCAGATATCAAAGGAACAGTTTGTTCACTTGGTGAAGATGATGCAATTGGAGTAGCATTCGGCAAGAAAATGGTCGGAGCGAAAGCGTCCTTCATGAAAAAAATGATCGACAATCGTGCGCTTTATATGATTGGCGGACCTTCAATGGTTCTTAAAAAAGGCAAATTCAACATTCTATAA
- a CDS encoding NUDIX domain-containing protein has protein sequence MGKRENVWLGVAGVVIADDGRWLVVKKRYGGLKGSWSLPAGFVDEGETAAQAVLREVREETGIACTVTGLLGMRTGVIRESVSDNMLVFLLSPLPDQIVTAQDKELYEAKYISPEELKSDSETSMLMHYLLSKPISQVIEGKEGMDPGTQFHYSAYQLFL, from the coding sequence ATGGGCAAACGCGAAAATGTGTGGCTTGGTGTTGCGGGGGTTGTTATAGCGGACGATGGCCGCTGGCTGGTTGTTAAAAAGCGCTATGGCGGATTGAAAGGGAGCTGGTCCCTGCCAGCTGGCTTTGTTGATGAAGGAGAAACAGCAGCTCAGGCTGTCCTCAGGGAAGTCAGGGAGGAAACCGGAATTGCATGCACTGTCACCGGACTCCTTGGGATGCGCACTGGTGTAATCAGGGAGTCTGTCAGCGATAATATGCTTGTTTTTCTGTTAAGCCCTTTACCTGATCAAATTGTGACTGCACAAGATAAAGAATTGTATGAAGCTAAATATATATCACCTGAAGAGTTAAAATCAGACTCAGAAACTTCCATGCTGATGCATTACCTTTTGAGCAAACCAATAAGTCAAGTGATTGAAGGCAAAGAAGGCATGGACCCAGGAACACAATTCCATTATAGTGCATATCAATTATTTTTATAA
- a CDS encoding YuiA family protein, with translation MKMQAHDSKECPYCSGKGYFQLLLGGSETCTCCSGSGKSKK, from the coding sequence ATGAAAATGCAGGCACATGATTCAAAGGAATGTCCATATTGCTCAGGTAAAGGTTACTTCCAATTGCTTCTTGGCGGCTCAGAAACTTGTACTTGCTGCAGCGGTTCAGGAAAATCAAAAAAATAA
- a CDS encoding YuiB family protein, protein MMTVVTLIISMLLFFVLFFGIGFLLNMLLRMSWVMAIVYPLIAIFIIDKYRLIDYFRNSGEAFSDLGKRISLLAMADVLILSSGLAGAILAGVVIKLLRKKGYQMF, encoded by the coding sequence ATGATGACGGTTGTCACACTGATCATTTCGATGTTATTGTTTTTTGTCCTTTTCTTCGGGATTGGATTTTTATTGAATATGCTGTTGAGGATGTCATGGGTAATGGCGATCGTTTATCCTTTGATCGCAATATTCATTATTGATAAATATCGGTTGATTGACTATTTCCGCAACAGTGGTGAAGCTTTCAGTGATTTAGGAAAACGGATTTCACTGCTTGCTATGGCCGATGTGCTGATTCTGAGCAGCGGGCTTGCAGGTGCAATCCTAGCTGGCGTAGTCATTAAACTTTTGCGTAAAAAAGGATATCAAATGTTTTAG
- a CDS encoding 3D domain-containing protein translates to MNILKIWAKRSAMAVLFFAAITSTFHSISGVEASTVSTYVFDSAGTQQEENSSFDHKKKSIGLAFKVLKKVSEITTKISSSEKVSGAPPTLEESMNWSQYPTKQIIATGYTAGIESTGKNPGHPGYGITYSGVKVKRDLYSTVAADLNVFPIGTILFIPGYGFGVVADKGGAIKGNKVDLYYDTVKDVYEQWGKKTLDAYIIEMGDGKLTEADLKALNENESMQVFRQQYISGKES, encoded by the coding sequence ATGAATATTTTAAAAATATGGGCCAAGCGCTCTGCCATGGCAGTTTTATTTTTTGCTGCTATAACTTCAACGTTCCACTCGATTTCAGGAGTGGAAGCTTCCACTGTTTCTACATACGTTTTTGACAGTGCTGGCACACAACAAGAGGAAAATTCAAGTTTTGATCATAAGAAGAAATCCATAGGTCTTGCCTTTAAGGTTTTGAAAAAAGTATCAGAGATCACGACAAAAATATCTTCAAGTGAAAAGGTATCCGGCGCACCGCCGACGCTTGAGGAATCAATGAACTGGTCACAATACCCGACAAAGCAAATCATTGCTACGGGGTATACAGCCGGAATTGAATCCACTGGCAAAAATCCTGGACATCCAGGTTATGGAATCACTTATTCAGGTGTCAAGGTAAAACGTGACCTCTATTCAACGGTTGCGGCTGATCTAAACGTATTCCCAATTGGGACAATCCTTTTCATCCCAGGATACGGCTTTGGAGTTGTCGCAGATAAAGGTGGCGCAATCAAGGGAAACAAAGTGGATTTATATTACGATACCGTAAAGGACGTATACGAACAATGGGGCAAAAAGACGCTGGATGCATACATAATTGAAATGGGTGACGGCAAGCTTACAGAAGCTGACCTGAAAGCACTCAACGAAAATGAATCAATGCAGGTTTTCCGCCAGCAATACATTAGTGGTAAAGAATCATAA
- a CDS encoding cobalamin-binding protein, which produces MRVISICPSNTEIMEFLGLTDLLVGVDDFSDWPEAVKSLPQLGPDLSIDLDLVEELKPDLVLASLSVPGMEKNVEGLKARKIPHIILNPQSLQDIENDLITTAEALNMPERGQEAAAQFRNRLENIRQKGSLARWKPKLYWEWWPKPVFTPGGINWLTEVSDAAGAENVFKDVELASVQTDWDDVLSRKPDYICIAWVGVRKQKVKKELITNRPGWEELDAIKGDRIFILEEELYCRPSPRLLDGLEKLHSLIHG; this is translated from the coding sequence ATGAGAGTCATTTCTATATGCCCCAGCAACACCGAAATCATGGAGTTTCTCGGATTGACGGATCTTCTTGTCGGAGTGGATGATTTTTCTGATTGGCCGGAGGCGGTAAAATCATTGCCCCAGCTCGGCCCTGATCTTTCCATTGACCTGGATCTTGTGGAAGAATTGAAGCCAGACCTCGTCCTTGCTTCGCTAAGCGTCCCGGGAATGGAAAAGAATGTAGAAGGCCTGAAAGCGAGAAAGATTCCCCACATTATTTTGAATCCGCAATCCCTTCAGGATATAGAAAATGATTTAATTACTACAGCTGAGGCATTGAACATGCCTGAGCGAGGGCAAGAAGCCGCTGCCCAGTTTAGGAACAGGCTGGAGAACATCAGGCAAAAAGGGTCATTGGCCCGTTGGAAACCAAAGCTTTATTGGGAGTGGTGGCCCAAGCCAGTATTCACTCCTGGGGGCATTAATTGGCTCACAGAAGTATCCGATGCTGCCGGTGCCGAAAATGTTTTTAAGGATGTTGAGCTCGCAAGCGTACAAACCGACTGGGATGATGTATTATCCCGGAAGCCAGATTATATATGCATTGCCTGGGTTGGAGTCAGGAAGCAAAAGGTGAAGAAAGAATTGATCACAAACAGGCCGGGCTGGGAAGAACTAGACGCGATAAAGGGGGATCGAATCTTCATCCTCGAAGAAGAGCTATATTGCCGTCCATCTCCACGTCTTTTAGATGGACTTGAGAAATTGCATTCTCTCATTCACGGCTAA
- a CDS encoding divergent PAP2 family protein, translating into MELFSNFPLWASLAGIFFAQFVKVPIQYIATRRIDWSLLTSTGGMPSSHSAAVTALATGVALETGMDSAVFAVSAVFAIITMFDASGVRRQAGEQAIVLNQLVADFGRFAQEAKGWQDKPEKEKQKELKELLGHKPIEVFFGGLTGILLTLLLHYLLLR; encoded by the coding sequence ATGGAATTATTTTCGAATTTTCCTTTATGGGCATCACTCGCAGGAATCTTTTTCGCGCAGTTTGTGAAGGTGCCAATCCAATATATTGCAACGAGGAGGATTGACTGGTCGCTGTTGACGAGTACTGGCGGAATGCCAAGCTCCCACTCCGCTGCCGTGACCGCTTTGGCTACAGGAGTGGCTCTTGAAACAGGAATGGATTCTGCTGTCTTTGCTGTTTCAGCCGTTTTCGCAATCATCACGATGTTTGACGCTTCGGGGGTCCGCAGGCAGGCCGGGGAGCAGGCCATAGTGCTGAATCAGCTGGTGGCTGATTTTGGCCGCTTCGCCCAGGAGGCAAAGGGCTGGCAGGATAAGCCTGAAAAGGAGAAACAAAAAGAGTTGAAAGAACTGCTTGGACACAAGCCCATAGAAGTTTTTTTCGGTGGATTGACTGGCATTTTGCTGACATTGCTGCTGCATTATCTCTTATTAAGGTAG
- a CDS encoding DUF309 domain-containing protein — translation MTDYPEEYYEFFIKFNEGDYYTCHDLLEDMWMTDKGNLFLKGLLQMSVAIYHYSYGNVKGARLMMQAAHDYLQTYRPRYWGLDMEKIYPFIEECLKTFPAVDRVPYEEVRKLPELPVLYLYLED, via the coding sequence TTGACGGACTACCCTGAAGAGTACTATGAGTTCTTTATTAAATTCAACGAAGGTGACTATTATACCTGCCATGACTTACTCGAAGATATGTGGATGACCGATAAAGGCAATCTTTTTTTAAAAGGGCTGCTGCAAATGAGCGTTGCAATCTACCATTATAGCTACGGAAATGTAAAGGGGGCGCGGCTCATGATGCAGGCAGCGCATGATTACCTTCAGACCTATCGTCCGCGATATTGGGGACTTGATATGGAAAAAATATATCCCTTCATCGAAGAGTGCCTTAAAACTTTCCCTGCTGTTGACCGCGTTCCATATGAGGAAGTCAGGAAACTGCCCGAGCTGCCGGTTTTATACTTGTATCTAGAAGATTAG
- a CDS encoding leucyl aminopeptidase, translating to MFTVNDQFNLTNSHDCLVIGLFNKPSGLEGVAGEADKLFDGQLTELIKSGDISTKKKTISKIHTFGKIGAKKIYFVGLGHEKEYKFETLRDALGRLFKTAKKEKWTEAAVLLDTFTSATVELNDAAHALGEAFPLATYEFEGYKQKTNEPEKRIESLTIYSADGEGEVEAAFEVGFVFGKGTNSARTLVNTPGNLLTATDMAEYAMKLAEKYEFEAEVLEKEEMEKLGMGALLAVNQGSAEPPKMIVLKYQGKEEWKDVIGLVGKGITFDTGGYSIKTKAGIVGMKSDMGGAAAVLGAMEIIGELKPEQNVVAVIPSTDNMISGTAFKPDDVITSMSGKTIEVLNTDAEGRLVLADAMTYAKHHGADYLIDIATLTGGVITALGLHTSGALTNNEELFEQVLEASYESGEPIWRLPLFERDIERVRGSKIADLNNSPGAEGHAIMGGAFVGEFAEGTPWVHLDIAGTATTSKEHDLGPAGATGVMARTLALLVERFETAADKE from the coding sequence ATGTTTACAGTGAACGATCAATTTAATCTTACAAACAGTCACGATTGTCTGGTAATTGGCCTGTTCAATAAGCCGTCAGGTCTTGAGGGTGTGGCTGGCGAAGCAGATAAGCTTTTTGATGGACAATTGACTGAACTAATCAAAAGCGGGGATATTTCAACCAAGAAAAAAACGATTTCAAAAATACATACTTTCGGTAAAATTGGTGCAAAAAAAATATATTTTGTCGGCCTCGGGCATGAGAAGGAATATAAATTCGAGACATTGAGAGACGCACTTGGCCGCCTATTCAAGACTGCAAAGAAGGAGAAATGGACAGAAGCAGCAGTGCTGTTGGATACATTTACAAGCGCTACCGTCGAGTTAAATGATGCAGCGCATGCGCTTGGAGAAGCTTTCCCGCTGGCAACATATGAATTCGAAGGCTACAAACAGAAGACCAATGAGCCGGAAAAGCGAATTGAAAGCCTGACTATTTACAGTGCAGATGGAGAGGGCGAGGTGGAAGCAGCTTTCGAAGTTGGCTTTGTTTTTGGCAAGGGAACGAATTCAGCACGCACGCTTGTCAATACACCTGGCAATCTTTTGACTGCCACAGACATGGCAGAATATGCAATGAAGCTGGCAGAAAAATATGAGTTCGAAGCAGAAGTTTTAGAAAAAGAAGAAATGGAAAAGCTCGGCATGGGAGCGTTGCTTGCAGTAAACCAGGGTTCTGCGGAGCCGCCTAAAATGATTGTCCTCAAATATCAGGGCAAGGAAGAATGGAAGGATGTCATCGGCCTTGTAGGAAAGGGCATTACGTTTGACACAGGTGGTTATTCCATCAAGACGAAGGCTGGCATCGTCGGCATGAAATCGGATATGGGCGGTGCAGCGGCTGTGCTTGGTGCGATGGAAATCATCGGGGAACTAAAGCCGGAACAAAACGTGGTAGCGGTAATCCCGTCTACAGACAACATGATCAGCGGCACAGCATTCAAGCCGGATGATGTCATCACGTCAATGAGCGGAAAAACGATCGAAGTGCTTAATACTGATGCAGAAGGCCGTCTTGTGCTTGCCGATGCAATGACATACGCAAAGCATCATGGAGCCGATTACCTGATTGATATTGCAACATTAACAGGTGGAGTCATTACTGCACTCGGCCTGCATACGTCAGGTGCATTGACAAATAACGAGGAATTGTTTGAACAAGTTCTCGAGGCTTCCTATGAATCCGGAGAGCCAATCTGGCGCCTGCCATTATTCGAGCGCGACATTGAGCGTGTAAGAGGCAGCAAGATTGCTGACCTGAACAACTCTCCAGGTGCAGAAGGCCATGCAATCATGGGCGGAGCCTTTGTCGGTGAGTTTGCGGAAGGCACACCATGGGTGCACCTCGACATCGCCGGAACAGCAACCACAAGCAAAGAGCACGACCTGGGCCCAGCAGGAGCAACCGGAGTTATGGCACGAACACTCGCATTGCTCGTTGAAAGATTTGAGACTGCGGCTGATAAGGAATAA